A DNA window from Roseovarius sp. Pro17 contains the following coding sequences:
- a CDS encoding ABC transporter ATP-binding protein, translated as MMGDRDQSADAPIIKVRGLGKSFGTHVVHEGLDLDVRRGEIIGIVGGSGTGKSVLLQQIVGLLTPDAGTIEVFGESVQGTPPEEYRQLRRRWGVMFQDGALFSSLTVRQNVEAPMREQLDLPDDLRETLAGIKVRMVGLEEVAQTKFPSELSGGMRKRAGFARAIALDPEIVFLDEPTAGLDPIGAAAFDTLIRQLQAALGLTVFLVTHDLDSLHAICDRIAVLAEKKVLAVGTMAEMLKVDHPWVHEYFHGPRARAALGTAGTEEVL; from the coding sequence ATGATGGGCGACAGGGATCAGAGCGCGGATGCGCCGATCATAAAGGTGCGCGGGCTGGGCAAGTCTTTTGGCACGCATGTGGTGCATGAGGGCCTTGATCTGGACGTGCGCCGGGGCGAGATCATCGGCATCGTGGGCGGATCGGGCACCGGCAAATCGGTGCTGCTGCAACAGATCGTCGGTCTGCTGACGCCCGATGCCGGCACCATCGAGGTGTTTGGCGAAAGCGTTCAGGGCACCCCGCCCGAAGAGTACCGCCAGTTGCGCCGCCGTTGGGGTGTAATGTTTCAGGACGGCGCGCTGTTTTCGTCGCTGACCGTGCGCCAGAACGTCGAGGCGCCGATGCGCGAGCAGCTGGACCTTCCTGATGACCTGCGCGAGACGCTGGCCGGGATCAAGGTGCGCATGGTTGGCCTTGAGGAGGTCGCGCAGACCAAATTCCCGTCCGAGCTGTCGGGCGGTATGCGCAAGCGGGCCGGGTTCGCGCGCGCCATCGCGCTGGACCCCGAGATCGTATTTCTGGACGAACCGACGGCGGGGCTGGACCCGATCGGGGCAGCGGCCTTTGACACGCTGATCCGCCAGTTGCAAGCCGCATTGGGGCTGACGGTGTTTCTGGTCACGCATGATCTGGATTCGCTGCACGCGATTTGCGATCGGATTGCGGTTCTGGCTGAGAAAAAGGTGCTGGCTGTCGGGACGATGGCCGAAATGCTGAAGGTGGATCACCCTTGGGTCCATGAATATTTCCACGGCCCCCGTGCGCGCGCTGCGCTGGGAACGGCCGGGACTGAAGAGGTGCTGTGA
- a CDS encoding MlaE family lipid ABC transporter permease subunit, whose product MLSGSLLIENVATLTRSAEGAGAIDIAQVSHMDTAGAWYVVDMQRRLANGGTDVAISGATDAQHQLLEAVRRNMPPEDGARVKRRTIADRLEALGRQTMASSRIAVELISFLGQVIASLSNTLIHPRRLRLTSLVHHMQEVGWNAIPIVALMSFLIGVVLAFQGSVQLRQFGAEVFVVDLIAIAVLRELGILLTSIVVAGRSGSAYTAAIGSMKMREEVDAMRTLGLDPIDILVVPRVLALMLMLPVLGLISDIAGLVGGAMMSWIELGVSPAVFQSRLISNTDVWHFLVGMIKAPFFALIIGIIGCYEGLKVGGNAESLGRLTSTSVVLSIFMVIVADALFSVVFALVGI is encoded by the coding sequence ATGCTGTCCGGCAGCCTGTTGATCGAAAACGTCGCAACGCTGACGCGCAGCGCCGAGGGCGCGGGCGCCATCGACATTGCGCAAGTCAGCCATATGGACACGGCGGGCGCATGGTATGTCGTCGACATGCAGCGACGTCTGGCAAATGGCGGCACAGACGTCGCTATCAGTGGCGCGACTGACGCGCAGCATCAACTGTTGGAGGCCGTACGCCGCAATATGCCGCCCGAGGACGGCGCGCGTGTCAAGCGCCGCACAATTGCGGACCGGCTGGAGGCGCTGGGCCGCCAGACGATGGCCAGTTCCCGGATTGCGGTGGAACTAATCAGCTTTCTAGGACAGGTCATCGCGTCGCTCAGCAATACGCTGATCCATCCGCGCCGCCTGCGCCTGACGTCCCTTGTGCATCACATGCAGGAGGTGGGCTGGAACGCAATCCCCATCGTTGCGCTGATGTCATTCCTGATCGGCGTGGTGCTGGCCTTTCAGGGCTCGGTTCAGCTGCGCCAGTTCGGGGCCGAAGTCTTTGTCGTGGACCTTATCGCCATCGCGGTCCTGCGAGAGTTGGGCATCCTGCTAACCTCGATTGTCGTCGCGGGCCGTTCGGGATCGGCCTACACCGCCGCCATCGGATCAATGAAGATGCGCGAAGAGGTGGACGCCATGCGCACTCTTGGTCTTGATCCGATCGACATTTTGGTTGTCCCGCGTGTTCTGGCATTGATGCTGATGTTGCCGGTGCTTGGTTTGATCTCGGACATAGCGGGGCTGGTGGGTGGCGCTATGATGTCGTGGATCGAGCTTGGGGTTTCGCCAGCCGTGTTCCAGTCGCGGCTGATCAGCAACACGGACGTCTGGCATTTTCTGGTCGGCATGATCAAGGCGCCCTTTTTCGCACTGATCATCGGGATTATCGGCTGCTATGAGGGGTTAAAGGTGGGTGGTAATGCGGAATCTCTGGGGCGGCTGACGTCGACCTCGGTGGTGCTGTCGATCTTTATGGTGATTGTGGCGGATGCGCTGTTTTCGGTCGTGTTTGCATTGGTGGGAATATGA
- a CDS encoding helix-turn-helix domain-containing protein: MTKASQTRRALIEKTALRLFADRGYAEVSVRDISQACGIGESALYRHMTSKEELAIRVFREAYLRFGSRMLEAAQGTGPLKAKLSAYLRVMLEGFDEDAVLMRFLLISQHETLAKAISSEDITPVLIIHDALSIAASAGEVDLPDVDMATALVMGAALQPMTFMLYGRLPSPAISHHPAILEGLTRLLGLN; the protein is encoded by the coding sequence ATGACAAAGGCATCCCAGACCCGCCGCGCTTTGATTGAAAAAACGGCTTTGCGCCTGTTTGCAGATCGCGGATACGCAGAGGTATCCGTGCGCGACATCTCGCAAGCCTGCGGCATTGGCGAGAGTGCTCTTTACCGGCATATGACCTCAAAGGAAGAGCTGGCAATTCGCGTTTTCCGCGAGGCTTACCTCAGGTTTGGCTCCCGGATGCTAGAGGCTGCGCAGGGCACAGGCCCTCTCAAGGCGAAGCTGTCGGCATATCTGCGCGTCATGCTCGAAGGGTTCGACGAGGATGCCGTTCTGATGCGGTTCCTGCTGATCAGTCAGCACGAAACGCTGGCCAAGGCTATCTCGTCCGAGGACATCACCCCGGTCTTGATCATCCATGACGCGCTATCCATCGCGGCATCCGCCGGAGAGGTCGACCTGCCCGATGTCGATATGGCAACCGCCCTTGTCATGGGTGCTGCGCTTCAACCGATGACATTCATGCTTTACGGGCGCCTGCCCTCGCCCGCCATCTCTCATCATCCAGCGATCCTCGAAGGCCTGACCCGCCTTCTGGGCCTCAACTGA
- a CDS encoding AMP-binding protein — MFLKNKNTLSYVSIVLTAVLGALNDNLLKAAVIVFAALSVPADQAATVGLLAGALLMLPFVLFSGWAGIMADKFEKAAMIRAVKWSELALACLATGAMISGSIPVMLGIVFLMGSQSAFFGPLKLGWLPERLRTDQLVAANSWLDTGTFLAILAGTVVGGLLSGPQTLVWAGGVAVGIALIGVAASYTLPKGGRAAPDLAIPFNPLAGNWRVLNALFSDGTAAKAALLDTWFWAVGSVYLSTLPAYLRMRLGGDETMLTAVMALFAAGIGAGAVMASVKLRGRISAQLALPSGILIAAAAFGLYAGFDALEPGSGLAGLFGTAQGIFVVASLFLIAFGGGMFAIPLKAVIQSRAGNDERAQVMAGFNMLSSIGIVATSVLISLGVKSGFQLQHIFLAIAITGVGAVIASAVFFPRDALRGLGRTVMLPWFRIKIEGRQHLATEGPVVFVSNHVSFADGPLLFSLIDREAAIAVNSDWAKGSVLSRLASILKIAPLDPQNPMAAKGLAQQIQNGGAALVFPEGRISTHGALMKVYPGTAWLIDAAQAPVVPIHIEGLESSRVTRPIAGMARRLFPKVRVRVGAPRKLDVPDGIKGRARRQMATRALQNLLEDSRFDALNAPRSIPHAFHLARKRLDGRGIAISDPMGTTLTRRKIAIGAAAFSSLLQNRTEPGEHVGILLPGVAAAPVILMGLWRAGRVGAILNPTLGAGPMLSAIDTAGIRKIITSKEFVKKAEIEDVVSELESQGLNILWTDTLKAEITPGRTLAAMWAARRPTDASLSPDDPAVILFTSGTEGAPKGVVLTHGNLVANIAQLRARTDVGSADRVLSALPLFHSFGLTAGVLLPLMAGAPVMIYPSPLHYKIVPEVAYGHSATLIFGTDTFLNGWGRRASAYDFSSVRAAIAGAEPVKASTRALWSEKFGVRILEGFGATEAGPVIALNTPMENRNGTVGRALSNIDMRLEEAPGIEGHRLWIRGPNIMAGYLLSGKNGVLHAPEDGWYDTGDIIAHDEDGFIRIVGRAKRFAKVGGEMVSLAAAEALATEIWPDAHVAAISVPDARKGEKVILATTQQGADRKALSSAAQARGIAEITVPSDVLVLERIPLLASGKTDYPALCQMLSEAVEKAA, encoded by the coding sequence ATGTTTCTCAAGAACAAAAATACGCTGAGCTATGTCTCTATCGTCCTTACGGCTGTTTTGGGGGCGCTTAACGACAACCTGCTCAAGGCCGCCGTGATCGTGTTCGCGGCCCTCAGCGTTCCTGCCGATCAGGCGGCAACGGTCGGCCTGCTGGCTGGCGCGCTGCTGATGCTGCCTTTCGTGCTGTTCTCGGGCTGGGCCGGCATCATGGCCGACAAGTTCGAAAAAGCGGCGATGATCCGCGCCGTAAAGTGGAGCGAACTGGCCCTCGCCTGCCTTGCGACCGGCGCGATGATTTCGGGCAGTATCCCCGTGATGCTGGGCATCGTGTTTCTTATGGGATCGCAATCGGCGTTCTTTGGCCCCCTCAAGCTCGGCTGGCTGCCCGAACGTTTGCGCACCGATCAACTGGTCGCGGCCAATAGCTGGTTGGATACAGGTACGTTCCTCGCAATTCTGGCCGGAACAGTCGTGGGCGGCCTTTTGTCCGGGCCCCAGACGCTGGTTTGGGCCGGCGGCGTGGCTGTTGGGATCGCGCTCATTGGCGTGGCTGCCTCTTATACGCTGCCCAAGGGCGGGCGTGCGGCGCCGGATCTGGCTATCCCGTTCAACCCATTGGCCGGGAACTGGCGGGTTCTCAACGCGCTCTTTTCGGACGGCACTGCGGCAAAGGCCGCACTGCTGGACACGTGGTTCTGGGCCGTCGGCTCGGTCTATCTATCGACGCTGCCGGCCTATCTGCGGATGCGTCTTGGTGGGGACGAAACCATGCTGACGGCGGTCATGGCGCTCTTTGCCGCAGGTATCGGCGCCGGTGCGGTCATGGCCAGCGTCAAGCTGCGCGGCAGGATCAGTGCGCAACTGGCCCTGCCGTCGGGCATCCTGATCGCCGCAGCCGCCTTTGGCCTTTATGCCGGTTTCGACGCGCTGGAGCCCGGCAGCGGGTTGGCCGGTTTGTTCGGAACCGCTCAGGGGATATTCGTCGTCGCCAGCCTGTTCCTGATCGCTTTCGGTGGCGGCATGTTCGCCATCCCGCTCAAGGCCGTGATCCAGTCTCGCGCAGGCAACGACGAGCGTGCGCAAGTGATGGCCGGGTTCAATATGCTCAGCTCGATCGGGATCGTCGCGACGTCCGTTCTGATTTCCCTCGGGGTCAAGTCCGGCTTTCAGTTGCAGCACATCTTTCTGGCGATCGCCATCACGGGCGTCGGTGCAGTCATCGCCAGCGCGGTCTTCTTTCCGCGCGACGCCTTGCGCGGCCTTGGTCGCACTGTGATGTTGCCGTGGTTTCGGATCAAAATCGAAGGGCGCCAGCATCTGGCCACCGAAGGCCCCGTCGTGTTCGTGTCAAACCACGTCAGCTTTGCCGACGGCCCGCTGCTGTTTTCGCTGATCGACCGGGAGGCAGCCATTGCTGTGAATTCGGACTGGGCCAAAGGCTCCGTTCTGTCCCGCCTCGCCAGCATTCTGAAAATCGCGCCCCTCGATCCGCAAAACCCAATGGCGGCCAAGGGTCTGGCCCAGCAGATTCAGAATGGCGGCGCGGCGCTGGTGTTCCCCGAGGGTCGCATCAGCACGCATGGCGCATTGATGAAGGTCTATCCCGGAACTGCGTGGTTGATCGACGCGGCGCAGGCCCCGGTCGTGCCCATTCATATCGAAGGGCTGGAAAGTTCGCGGGTGACCCGCCCCATTGCCGGGATGGCCCGCCGCCTGTTTCCCAAGGTGCGTGTCCGCGTCGGCGCGCCCCGCAAGCTGGATGTTCCCGATGGTATCAAGGGCCGTGCGCGCCGCCAGATGGCGACGCGGGCCTTGCAGAACCTGCTTGAAGACAGCCGTTTCGACGCGCTAAACGCGCCCCGGTCTATCCCGCACGCGTTTCATTTGGCGCGCAAACGGCTTGACGGTCGGGGCATTGCCATCAGCGATCCTATGGGCACAACCCTCACGCGGCGCAAGATCGCGATCGGCGCTGCGGCCTTCTCGTCCTTGCTCCAAAATCGGACAGAACCGGGCGAACATGTCGGCATCCTCCTGCCCGGCGTCGCGGCGGCTCCGGTGATCCTCATGGGGCTTTGGCGCGCGGGCCGGGTTGGCGCGATTCTCAATCCCACGCTTGGGGCAGGCCCGATGCTGTCGGCCATCGACACAGCCGGTATCCGCAAGATCATCACCAGCAAGGAATTCGTGAAGAAGGCGGAAATCGAGGACGTGGTGAGCGAACTTGAAAGTCAGGGCCTTAATATCCTCTGGACCGATACGCTCAAGGCCGAGATCACACCGGGCCGCACACTAGCCGCCATGTGGGCCGCGCGGCGTCCCACCGATGCCAGCCTGTCGCCCGATGATCCAGCGGTGATCCTGTTCACGTCCGGCACCGAAGGCGCGCCCAAGGGCGTGGTCCTCACGCACGGCAACCTTGTGGCCAACATAGCCCAGCTGCGCGCGCGAACCGATGTCGGCTCGGCCGATCGGGTGCTGTCCGCCCTGCCCCTGTTTCACAGTTTCGGCCTGACGGCGGGCGTTCTGCTACCGCTGATGGCAGGCGCGCCAGTGATGATTTACCCCTCGCCCCTGCACTACAAGATCGTGCCTGAAGTGGCCTATGGCCATAGCGCGACACTGATCTTTGGCACCGACACGTTCCTGAACGGCTGGGGTCGCCGTGCGAGCGCCTACGATTTCAGTTCGGTGCGCGCCGCGATTGCCGGGGCGGAGCCCGTCAAAGCGTCCACGCGTGCGCTGTGGAGCGAGAAATTCGGCGTGCGCATCCTGGAGGGCTTTGGCGCGACCGAGGCTGGGCCGGTCATCGCCCTGAACACACCGATGGAAAACCGCAACGGCACTGTCGGGCGCGCGTTGTCAAACATCGACATGCGCCTTGAGGAAGCGCCCGGTATCGAGGGGCATCGCCTCTGGATCCGTGGACCGAATATCATGGCGGGCTACCTGCTATCTGGCAAGAACGGCGTGCTTCATGCGCCAGAGGATGGCTGGTACGACACCGGCGATATCATAGCGCACGACGAGGACGGATTTATCCGCATCGTTGGCCGTGCCAAGCGGTTCGCCAAGGTCGGCGGAGAGATGGTATCGCTGGCCGCCGCCGAGGCATTGGCCACCGAGATATGGCCCGATGCCCATGTCGCAGCGATATCGGTTCCCGACGCGCGAAAGGGTGAGAAGGTCATCCTTGCAACGACGCAGCAGGGTGCTGATCGCAAGGCTCTCTCGTCGGCTGCACAGGCGCGCGGCATTGCCGAGATTACCGTTCCATCAGACGTTCTGGTGTTGGAGCGCATCCCCCTGTTGGCATCCGGCAAGACAGATTATCCGGCGCTTTGCCAGATGCTGTCCGAGGCTGTTGAGAAGGCGGCGTAG
- a CDS encoding amino acid ABC transporter ATP-binding protein: MTQQPVIVAQHIDKHFNGFQALSDVSLTVHLGERVVVCGPSGSGKSTLIRCFNGLEAHDSGSLIVEGRELTADAPHIRQLRQDVGMVFQQFNLFPHLTVLENLTIGPRKVRGMPRREAEALARKYLERVRIPEQAEKRPDQLSGGQQQRVAIARALCMEPRVMLFDEPTSALDPEMIGEVLDVMVDLAQSGMTMVVVTHEMGFARKVADRMVFMEAGRIVEISPPDKFFSNPETDRAKLFLNQILGH, from the coding sequence ATGACGCAACAGCCCGTCATCGTGGCGCAACATATCGACAAACACTTCAATGGCTTTCAGGCGCTTAGCGATGTCAGCCTGACCGTCCATCTAGGCGAGCGTGTCGTCGTTTGCGGTCCCTCGGGATCGGGCAAATCGACGCTGATCCGCTGCTTCAACGGGCTAGAGGCGCATGATAGCGGCAGCCTGATCGTCGAAGGGCGAGAACTGACTGCAGATGCGCCCCATATCCGCCAGTTGCGGCAGGATGTCGGCATGGTGTTTCAGCAGTTCAATCTGTTCCCGCATCTGACGGTTCTGGAAAACCTGACCATCGGTCCGCGCAAGGTGCGCGGGATGCCCCGCCGCGAGGCCGAGGCGCTGGCGCGCAAGTATCTGGAGCGTGTTCGCATCCCCGAGCAAGCCGAAAAACGGCCCGATCAGCTGTCGGGCGGGCAGCAGCAGCGCGTCGCCATCGCCCGCGCGCTGTGCATGGAGCCGCGCGTGATGCTGTTCGATGAGCCGACATCGGCGCTGGACCCCGAAATGATCGGCGAGGTGCTGGATGTCATGGTCGATCTGGCGCAGAGCGGCATGACCATGGTCGTCGTCACCCATGAGATGGGGTTTGCGCGCAAGGTGGCGGACCGCATGGTCTTTATGGAGGCCGGTCGCATTGTCGAAATTTCTCCACCGGACAAGTTTTTCAGCAATCCCGAAACGGACCGCGCGAAACTGTTTCTCAACCAGATCCTCGGCCATTGA
- a CDS encoding amino acid ABC transporter permease: MRRLRRILNAPLIAVALYGAIMAVFVWASYAGAQQMGYNWQWYRVPKYLYTLTEDGFQPGELLIGLWASVRLSAAAFGLATLLGGVVAMLRLSGLIVGKGVAVVYLELVRNIPLLVLLYLFYYVLGPIFGLTRWSAAILTLAIFHSALISEIFRAGINSVARGQWEAADAIGMSRAQVFRYIVIPQSVRFMLPPLTGEAVHLIKSSAIVSVIAVAELTTVGRNIISDTYMSFEIWFTVAAVYLALTLVLSFGVSMLERRFNPN, from the coding sequence TTGAGACGGCTGCGCCGCATCCTGAACGCGCCGCTCATCGCCGTCGCTCTCTATGGCGCGATCATGGCTGTATTCGTCTGGGCGTCCTATGCGGGCGCACAGCAGATGGGCTATAACTGGCAATGGTACCGGGTGCCAAAATACCTCTATACGCTGACCGAGGACGGTTTTCAGCCGGGCGAACTGCTGATCGGGCTGTGGGCATCTGTGCGCTTATCCGCGGCGGCGTTCGGGCTGGCCACATTGCTGGGCGGCGTGGTCGCCATGCTGCGCCTGTCGGGGCTGATCGTCGGCAAGGGCGTCGCCGTCGTTTATCTGGAACTGGTCCGCAACATCCCGCTCTTGGTGCTGCTCTACCTCTTTTACTACGTCCTCGGTCCGATCTTTGGCCTAACCCGATGGAGCGCGGCAATCCTGACGCTGGCCATCTTTCATTCGGCCCTCATTTCTGAGATTTTCCGCGCCGGCATCAACTCGGTCGCGCGCGGCCAATGGGAGGCGGCGGATGCCATCGGCATGTCGCGCGCGCAGGTATTTCGCTATATCGTCATCCCGCAATCGGTCCGCTTCATGCTACCGCCGCTGACGGGCGAGGCGGTGCACCTGATAAAATCCTCGGCGATCGTCAGCGTGATCGCGGTCGCCGAGCTGACTACCGTTGGCCGCAACATCATTTCCGACACCTACATGAGTTTCGAGATCTGGTTTACCGTGGCCGCCGTATACCTCGCACTCACTCTCGTCCTATCCTTCGGCGTCTCAATGCTGGAGCGGCGATTTAACCCTAACTGA
- a CDS encoding transporter substrate-binding domain-containing protein: MSTTRRKAMLLGLAFAATTSIIAIKPAFAQSATQSLSGESVIESIKQDGVLRIGLSVFTPWSMRDKNGELIGFELDVGRALAEDMGVDVEFIPTAWDGIIPQLVSGNFDVIISGMSITPERNLTVNFSDPYAFSGQTILANKAMTDGFALEDYNSGDVIFSARRGATPATVIAQLFPEAQLLLFDEEAAAVQEVLNGNAHATMFAEPAPSIEARRYPDKLHVPFDQTFLATGEGFALRKGDPDALNFFNNWIATRMASGWLKERNDYWFKGQDWQAEVAE; the protein is encoded by the coding sequence ATGTCGACCACCCGTAGAAAGGCCATGCTGCTGGGCCTCGCGTTTGCCGCGACGACCAGCATTATCGCAATTAAGCCCGCATTTGCGCAATCGGCAACGCAATCGTTGTCCGGCGAATCCGTGATCGAGTCGATCAAGCAGGACGGCGTTCTGCGTATCGGTCTGTCGGTGTTCACCCCTTGGTCAATGCGCGACAAAAACGGCGAGTTGATCGGGTTCGAATTGGACGTGGGCCGCGCGCTGGCCGAGGATATGGGCGTCGATGTCGAATTCATCCCGACCGCATGGGACGGCATCATCCCGCAGCTGGTATCGGGCAATTTCGACGTCATCATCTCGGGCATGTCGATCACGCCCGAGCGGAACTTGACCGTCAACTTCTCTGACCCCTACGCGTTTTCCGGCCAGACCATTCTGGCGAACAAGGCGATGACCGACGGCTTTGCGCTGGAAGATTATAACAGCGGCGATGTCATCTTTTCGGCACGGCGCGGCGCAACGCCCGCCACCGTGATCGCGCAGCTTTTCCCCGAAGCTCAGCTGCTGCTCTTTGACGAAGAGGCCGCCGCCGTCCAAGAGGTGCTAAACGGCAACGCGCACGCCACCATGTTCGCCGAACCAGCCCCCTCAATCGAGGCGCGCCGCTATCCCGACAAGCTGCACGTGCCGTTCGATCAGACATTCCTCGCCACCGGAGAAGGCTTTGCGCTTCGCAAGGGCGATCCCGACGCGCTCAACTTCTTCAACAACTGGATCGCCACGCGGATGGCATCTGGTTGGCTGAAAGAGCGGAATGATTACTGGTTCAAGGGCCAGGATTGGCAAGCCGAAGTTGCCGAATAA
- a CDS encoding amino acid ABC transporter permease has product MSSILRNLRWPDLLILAVLAAGIGYVVATIEGTLSYEWRWHLIPDYILRWREDRGEWFANLLLQGLFTTIRISIYASVLALGLGVLLGIARCAQNLTVRLLARTYMELLRNIPPVVIIFIFFFFLSQQLIDALDLNAWARGIARGDNAVIWEFFFGDMRRFPSLISGVIVLALFESAFVGEIVRAGIQSVPPGQREAARAIGMGSVQEMRFIVLPQAMRRVTPPMANQFISLIKDSSIISLISVQDLTYKTVELVASTRLIFEAWITTAALYFLLCFGLSMLFRRLERRL; this is encoded by the coding sequence ATGTCCTCGATCCTGCGAAACCTGCGCTGGCCCGACCTGCTGATCCTCGCCGTTCTGGCGGCGGGGATCGGCTATGTCGTAGCCACGATCGAGGGCACGCTTAGCTATGAATGGCGCTGGCATCTGATCCCCGACTACATCCTGCGCTGGCGCGAGGATCGCGGCGAATGGTTCGCCAACCTGCTGCTTCAGGGGCTCTTCACGACCATCCGCATCAGTATCTACGCCAGCGTTCTGGCGCTGGGGCTGGGGGTGTTGCTGGGCATTGCACGCTGCGCACAGAACCTCACGGTGCGCCTGTTGGCGCGCACCTATATGGAGCTGCTGCGCAATATCCCGCCCGTCGTCATCATCTTTATCTTTTTCTTTTTCCTATCCCAGCAATTGATCGACGCGCTCGACCTGAACGCATGGGCGCGTGGCATCGCGCGCGGCGACAATGCCGTCATCTGGGAATTCTTCTTTGGCGACATGCGCCGCTTTCCCTCGCTGATATCCGGCGTTATCGTCCTCGCCCTGTTCGAGAGCGCATTTGTCGGCGAGATCGTGCGCGCCGGTATCCAGTCGGTGCCACCCGGCCAGCGCGAAGCCGCGCGCGCCATCGGCATGGGATCTGTTCAGGAAATGCGTTTCATCGTTCTACCGCAGGCGATGCGCAGGGTGACACCGCCCATGGCGAACCAGTTCATCAGCCTGATCAAGGACAGCTCGATCATCTCGCTGATTTCGGTGCAGGACCTGACCTACAAAACGGTCGAGTTGGTCGCCTCGACCCGGCTGATATTCGAGGCATGGATCACGACGGCGGCGCTCTATTTCCTGCTATGTTTTGGGTTGTCCATGCTGTTCAGACGGCTTGAGCGCAGGCTGTAA